In Calidithermus timidus DSM 17022, the following are encoded in one genomic region:
- a CDS encoding GNAT family N-acetyltransferase, protein MKIVSCLHFRPAQLASAPEIHHLYSNSPTYFHLIGMEVPTLSDVERELEVLEQDPRRRVLLLERDGEVVGYLDYKLPYPEEGAATISLLLIREDLQGQGLGARALGELESQIKGQVGRLFAVVYGDNPAARRFWLRQGFAHLRDGGPSLSWYVKELI, encoded by the coding sequence ATGAAAATCGTCTCATGCCTTCATTTTCGCCCTGCGCAGCTCGCATCAGCCCCGGAAATTCACCACCTGTACTCGAATAGCCCAACCTATTTCCACCTCATCGGCATGGAAGTGCCCACCCTCTCGGACGTGGAGCGGGAGTTGGAAGTCCTCGAGCAGGATCCCCGCCGCAGGGTGTTGCTGCTCGAGCGCGACGGCGAGGTGGTGGGCTACCTCGACTACAAGCTGCCCTACCCCGAGGAAGGAGCGGCCACCATCAGCCTGCTGCTCATCCGCGAAGACCTGCAGGGTCAGGGGCTGGGGGCCAGGGCCCTGGGCGAACTCGAGTCTCAGATCAAAGGGCAGGTGGGTCGGTTGTTCGCCGTGGTCTATGGCGACAATCCGGCGGCGCGCCGCTTCTGGCTGCGCCAGGGCTTTGCCCACCTGCGCGACGGCGGGCCGTCGCTGAGCTGGTACGTCAAAGAGCTGATCTGA
- a CDS encoding SDR family oxidoreductase, whose translation MELGIRGKIALVTGASQGIGRAIALGLAQEGARVLLVARSAEKLEHLAQEIKASGGEAKAIPTDLGKGEEVEGLLAQIQHLGPIELFLANTGGPRPSPVQELNPMDFRQTAENLLYPLIRLVEGLLPGMKAQGFGRILAITSLAVKEPIENLALSNTLRAAVTGYLKTLSREVAAYGITVNALAPGYTLTERVAEVFEYRARQQGTSLEAALAQQAQQIPAGRLGRPEEIADVAMFLLSSRSSYLTGQTVVVDGGFTRSLL comes from the coding sequence ATGGAGCTAGGGATTCGCGGAAAAATCGCACTGGTAACTGGTGCTTCGCAGGGAATTGGACGCGCAATTGCGCTGGGGCTGGCCCAGGAAGGGGCCAGAGTGCTGCTAGTGGCCCGCAGCGCGGAAAAGCTCGAACATCTGGCACAGGAAATCAAGGCGTCTGGAGGCGAGGCCAAGGCCATCCCCACCGACCTCGGCAAGGGCGAGGAGGTCGAGGGGCTGCTGGCCCAGATCCAGCACCTCGGCCCCATCGAACTCTTCCTGGCCAACACCGGCGGGCCCCGCCCCTCCCCGGTCCAGGAACTCAACCCCATGGATTTCCGCCAGACCGCCGAGAACTTGCTCTACCCACTGATCCGACTGGTGGAGGGCCTGCTGCCGGGCATGAAGGCCCAGGGCTTCGGGCGAATCCTGGCCATCACCTCGCTGGCGGTCAAGGAGCCTATCGAGAACCTCGCCCTCTCCAACACCCTGCGGGCTGCCGTGACCGGCTACCTCAAGACCCTCTCGCGTGAGGTAGCCGCATACGGCATCACCGTCAACGCGCTGGCTCCGGGCTATACCCTCACCGAGCGGGTCGCCGAGGTCTTCGAGTACCGCGCAAGGCAGCAAGGGACGAGCCTCGAGGCTGCCCTCGCCCAGCAAGCCCAGCAGATCCCCGCCGGACGCCTGGGCCGGCCAGAGGAGATCGCCGACGTGGCTATGTTCTTGCTCTCGAGCCGCTCCAGCTACCTGACCGGGCAGACCGTGGTGGTGGACGGGGGTTTCACCCGGTCCTTGCTGTAG
- a CDS encoding DUF4383 domain-containing protein, whose amino-acid sequence MGTQIMVARIIGVVLTLVGLVGFFSGSSLLGFGINGLHNVVHLASGLIGLWASYGGWAKSYNQIFGVIYLAVTVLGFIAPGFMTSLLNVNMADNILHLVLGVVLAYVGFMMREPAKA is encoded by the coding sequence ATGGGCACTCAGATAATGGTAGCTCGGATCATTGGGGTGGTGCTGACCCTGGTGGGCTTGGTGGGGTTCTTCAGCGGTTCCAGCCTCCTGGGATTCGGCATCAACGGCCTGCACAACGTGGTGCACCTGGCCAGCGGGTTGATCGGGTTGTGGGCCAGCTACGGCGGTTGGGCAAAGAGCTATAACCAGATCTTCGGGGTTATCTACCTGGCTGTGACGGTGCTGGGCTTTATCGCTCCCGGCTTCATGACCAGCCTGCTCAACGTCAACATGGCCGACAACATCTTGCACCTGGTGCTGGGCGTGGTGCTGGCTTATGTGGGCTTCATGATGCGCGAGCCGGCCAAGGCGTGA
- a CDS encoding PIG-L deacetylase family protein, giving the protein MRRRFKKRYGLLVVLLFLALAINAPGLTALFYQLSYTPKVAALPQAPAFSATDRVLLLSPHPDDETLCCAGMLQQAVAAGAAVYIAWLTSGDGFEWDAVLLRRTPDPGDTAMLELGRQRMNEARTAARVLGIPQAHLRFLGYPDQGLLRLFLDYYYYPFTAPHTGVDRVPYPGTLSPGAPYTGENLERDLERLFDAIQPTVVLAPSPLDAHPDHRATGDLALRLLGKRKELGKARFWIVHGGLEWPLPKGLHKNLPLEPPPRGRGLPWQRVDLSPKQVEVKLEAARAHHSQMLILGRFMEAFVRQNELISPLPLPEPSAHPVR; this is encoded by the coding sequence GTGCGCAGACGGTTCAAGAAGCGCTACGGACTGCTAGTGGTCTTGCTTTTCCTGGCCCTGGCCATCAACGCGCCCGGCCTCACCGCCCTCTTCTACCAGCTCAGCTACACCCCCAAGGTGGCGGCTTTGCCCCAGGCCCCGGCCTTCTCGGCCACCGACCGGGTGCTGCTGCTCTCCCCCCACCCCGACGACGAGACCCTATGCTGCGCCGGGATGCTCCAGCAGGCCGTGGCCGCCGGGGCAGCGGTCTACATAGCCTGGCTCACCAGCGGCGACGGCTTTGAGTGGGACGCGGTACTCCTGCGACGCACCCCGGATCCGGGCGATACGGCCATGCTCGAGCTGGGCCGGCAGCGCATGAACGAGGCCCGCACGGCGGCCCGGGTGCTGGGGATTCCCCAGGCCCACCTGCGCTTTCTGGGCTACCCCGACCAGGGCCTTTTGCGGCTTTTCCTCGACTACTACTACTATCCCTTCACCGCTCCCCACACCGGGGTAGACCGGGTGCCCTACCCCGGTACCCTTTCGCCGGGAGCGCCCTACACCGGCGAGAACCTCGAGCGCGACCTGGAAAGGCTGTTCGACGCGATCCAGCCCACGGTGGTGCTGGCCCCCAGCCCTCTGGACGCTCACCCCGACCACCGAGCCACCGGCGACCTGGCCCTGCGCCTCCTGGGCAAGCGCAAGGAGTTAGGCAAGGCCCGCTTCTGGATTGTGCACGGCGGGCTGGAGTGGCCGCTGCCCAAGGGGCTGCACAAGAACCTGCCCCTCGAGCCTCCCCCCAGGGGCCGGGGCCTCCCCTGGCAGCGGGTGGACCTGAGCCCCAAGCAGGTGGAGGTTAAGCTCGAGGCGGCCCGGGCCCACCACAGCCAGATGCTGATCCTGGGCCGCTTCATGGAGGCCTTTGTGCGGCAAAACGAGCTTATAAGCCCGCTGCCGCTGCCCGAGCCTTCGGCCCACCCGGTGCGCTAG
- a CDS encoding molybdopterin-dependent oxidoreductase: MNNPMHRRTFLQRAAGVLAAAGALPWVKAQTSSQASEALPSFTGPQANPYWNGVNPFVVYPQKLPLLRLTDRGIQLETPRQYFRTAFTPNEAFFVRYHLDLIPNSIDLSSWRLNIEGNVEKPLSFSMQDLLTRFKPVSVAAVNQCSGNSRSRFQPRVAGGQWGNGAMGNALWTGVRLMDLLQEAGVKPGTVQLQFQGLERGPGPEGKGSNAFIKSLDWNDPVLQECLVAYQMNGEPLPMLNGFPVRLVVPGKFSTYWMKHLTWIRALTQPDDNFWMATAYRIPDTPRGNTTPADVAAGKVKTVPIGHVNMPVRSFIVDPDGSSKLVAGLPVEIRGVAFSGYGRVTRVEVSLDGGKSWRVAQLGEYYGPYAFRTWSFQWKPTQPGRYTLAVRATDEKGNTQPDEPVWNPGGYLWNRIERQDVVVGRAS; encoded by the coding sequence ATGAACAACCCTATGCACCGCAGGACTTTTTTGCAGAGGGCCGCGGGGGTGCTGGCTGCGGCGGGGGCGCTGCCGTGGGTGAAGGCCCAGACCTCGAGCCAGGCCTCGGAAGCCCTGCCCAGCTTTACCGGCCCCCAGGCCAACCCGTACTGGAATGGGGTCAACCCCTTCGTGGTCTACCCCCAGAAGCTGCCCCTGTTGCGCCTGACCGACCGGGGCATCCAGCTCGAGACCCCCAGGCAGTACTTCCGCACGGCCTTCACCCCCAACGAGGCCTTCTTTGTGCGCTACCACCTCGACCTGATTCCCAACAGCATCGACCTCTCGAGCTGGCGCCTCAATATCGAGGGTAACGTGGAGAAGCCCCTATCCTTCTCCATGCAAGACCTGCTGACCCGCTTCAAACCGGTCTCCGTAGCCGCGGTGAACCAGTGCTCGGGCAACTCCCGCAGCCGCTTCCAGCCCCGCGTAGCCGGGGGGCAGTGGGGCAACGGGGCTATGGGCAATGCCCTGTGGACGGGGGTGCGGCTGATGGATCTGCTGCAAGAGGCCGGGGTCAAGCCGGGCACCGTGCAGCTCCAGTTCCAGGGCCTGGAGCGCGGGCCGGGCCCCGAGGGCAAGGGCTCCAACGCCTTCATAAAGTCGCTCGACTGGAACGACCCGGTGCTGCAGGAGTGCCTCGTGGCCTACCAGATGAACGGCGAGCCCCTGCCCATGCTCAATGGTTTTCCGGTGCGGCTGGTAGTGCCGGGCAAGTTCTCCACCTACTGGATGAAGCACCTGACCTGGATCCGCGCCCTCACCCAGCCCGACGACAACTTCTGGATGGCCACCGCCTACCGCATCCCCGATACCCCGCGGGGCAACACCACCCCGGCGGATGTGGCGGCGGGTAAGGTGAAAACGGTACCCATCGGCCACGTGAACATGCCGGTGCGCTCCTTCATCGTGGATCCCGACGGCTCGAGCAAGCTGGTGGCGGGCTTGCCGGTGGAGATCCGTGGGGTGGCCTTCAGCGGGTATGGCCGGGTCACCAGGGTGGAGGTCTCGCTGGACGGGGGCAAGAGCTGGCGGGTGGCCCAGCTCGGGGAGTACTACGGCCCCTACGCCTTCCGCACCTGGAGCTTCCAGTGGAAACCCACCCAGCCCGGACGCTACACCCTGGCGGTGCGGGCCACCGACGAGAAGGGCAACACGCAGCCCGACGAGCCGGTCTGGAACCCCGGCGGCTACCTCTGGAACCGCATCGAACGGCAGGATGTGGTGGTGGGTAGGGCCAGCTAG
- a CDS encoding cytochrome c, with amino-acid sequence MKRYYWMLLVLLGVWVMAQDSSLPGVKEEGNYTQGTLGQVLQPLPVANAQPDGVYSVGAWPLYTPELADGPGKELVMGYCQVCHSSTYITMQPPLPAATWEAEVQKMIKTFGAQIPDDAAKQITAYLQAHYTPETRKQ; translated from the coding sequence ATGAAGCGCTACTACTGGATGTTGCTGGTGTTGCTGGGGGTCTGGGTGATGGCTCAAGACTCGAGCCTCCCCGGGGTCAAGGAAGAGGGCAACTACACTCAGGGCACCCTGGGGCAGGTCTTGCAGCCGCTCCCGGTTGCCAACGCCCAGCCGGACGGGGTTTACAGCGTGGGGGCTTGGCCGCTCTACACCCCGGAGCTGGCCGATGGGCCGGGGAAGGAGCTGGTGATGGGCTACTGCCAGGTCTGCCACAGCAGCACCTACATCACCATGCAGCCGCCCCTGCCCGCAGCCACCTGGGAGGCCGAGGTGCAGAAGATGATCAAGACCTTCGGGGCCCAGATTCCCGACGACGCCGCCAAGCAGATCACGGCCTACCTCCAGGCCCATTACACGCCGGAGACCCGCAAGCAGTAG
- a CDS encoding ferritin-like domain-containing protein, with amino-acid sequence MSDIVLNDYDGELLGVRGYNQTMALAAEVGDNGTREILARILEQEEARIDWLEAQRSLPNYLLAQAEG; translated from the coding sequence GTGTCCGATATCGTACTCAACGACTACGACGGGGAGTTGCTGGGGGTGCGGGGGTACAACCAGACCATGGCCCTGGCCGCCGAGGTGGGCGACAACGGCACCCGCGAGATACTGGCCCGCATCCTCGAGCAGGAGGAAGCCCGCATAGACTGGCTCGAGGCCCAGCGCAGCCTGCCCAACTACCTGCTGGCCCAGGCCGAGGGCTGA
- a CDS encoding EAL domain-containing protein: MQQDRPAFNPLEATQGLMVACTDLEGRYTYANPAYLAYTGLKAPPIGASALEHVAKEDLPRVMDTVKQALEHPGQAFWVEFSKPLRRAWNRSRWEFVAVCDQAGKPVGLQCVGYDISDAYRQGRFREASLELLSAGLREELHPKEVLQRALDAALAVVPAAQAGSATLLGPDGRFHFVAARGYDLAALERVSLHPGEPLSLSRHIQARVFTQDDIAAFNARLDPERRGLLEGPGRSKEIQAMLATPVVVGEQPRAYLYLDHFQRPDAFDELDLRHLEGLAHHVAWLLYGEELREALRFSRDHHSQTGLPNLHSLQEQLLKPPRTRRALVALRCRSLEHLRRLEGETAYLAAVREIARAIQADLRLSDRLAWEEGTFWLLLEGVTEAEEVYAVLGRLQAGVKAELADRWPQLDFIPRIGVALAQPGVSSPELPWAAELALEQNPQPGRVRFFDPDLARQTRETDALRHALAQALRPLPDSPEGFTLHYQPIFHLSERRLHHFEALLRWTHPELGQVSPGRFLPLVEEEGWMPELGDWVLRTAVEQAARWGVAVAVNLAGSQLEPGLPDRVAAHLARHRLAPEQLIFEVTEGIALEETSLHLLQALAERGHPLHLDDFGSGMSSLERIVRLPFAVIKLGQGFMTGLGSLPQAHSPEARLLHALRGLGEGLGLEIIVEGIESQAQLDFLIAEGFSLGQGYLLGRPAAPEEAESLLRRRSG, from the coding sequence ATGCAACAGGATAGGCCGGCTTTTAACCCCCTAGAAGCTACCCAGGGCTTGATGGTAGCTTGCACCGACCTGGAAGGCCGCTACACCTACGCCAACCCAGCCTATTTGGCCTATACCGGGCTGAAGGCGCCCCCCATTGGTGCCTCGGCGCTGGAGCACGTGGCAAAAGAGGACCTCCCCCGGGTGATGGATACCGTGAAGCAGGCCCTGGAACACCCGGGGCAGGCCTTCTGGGTGGAGTTCAGCAAACCCCTGCGGCGGGCCTGGAACCGCAGCCGCTGGGAGTTTGTGGCCGTTTGCGACCAAGCGGGCAAGCCGGTGGGCCTGCAGTGCGTGGGCTACGACATCAGCGATGCCTACCGCCAGGGGCGTTTCCGGGAAGCCTCGCTCGAGCTCTTATCCGCTGGCCTAAGGGAGGAACTGCACCCTAAGGAGGTGTTGCAGCGGGCCCTGGACGCGGCTTTGGCGGTGGTGCCGGCGGCCCAGGCCGGCAGTGCCACCTTGCTAGGCCCCGACGGACGCTTTCACTTTGTGGCGGCCCGCGGCTACGACCTGGCCGCGCTCGAGCGGGTTTCCCTGCACCCCGGCGAGCCGCTCTCCCTCAGCCGGCACATCCAGGCCAGGGTTTTCACTCAGGACGACATAGCCGCTTTCAACGCCCGGCTTGACCCCGAGCGGCGGGGTCTGCTCGAGGGGCCAGGCCGTTCCAAGGAGATCCAGGCCATGCTGGCCACCCCGGTAGTGGTGGGGGAGCAGCCGCGGGCCTACCTCTACCTCGACCATTTCCAGCGCCCCGATGCCTTTGACGAACTGGACCTGCGCCACTTAGAGGGGTTGGCCCACCACGTGGCCTGGCTGCTCTACGGTGAGGAGCTGCGGGAGGCGTTGCGCTTTAGCCGCGACCACCACTCCCAGACTGGACTGCCCAACCTACACAGCCTGCAAGAGCAGCTCCTAAAGCCGCCGCGAACCCGCCGGGCCCTGGTGGCGCTGCGCTGCCGCTCGCTGGAGCACCTGCGGCGGCTGGAGGGGGAGACGGCCTACCTTGCCGCGGTGCGCGAGATAGCCCGGGCCATCCAGGCCGACCTGCGGCTTTCCGACCGGTTGGCCTGGGAGGAAGGTACCTTCTGGCTGCTCTTAGAGGGGGTGACGGAGGCCGAGGAGGTCTATGCGGTGCTGGGGCGGCTGCAGGCCGGGGTAAAGGCTGAGCTGGCTGATCGCTGGCCCCAGCTCGACTTCATCCCGCGGATTGGGGTGGCCCTGGCCCAGCCAGGGGTGTCCTCCCCCGAGCTGCCCTGGGCCGCCGAGCTGGCCCTGGAGCAAAACCCCCAGCCCGGCAGGGTGCGTTTTTTCGACCCCGACCTCGCCCGCCAGACCCGCGAAACCGATGCCCTGCGCCACGCCCTAGCCCAGGCCCTGCGGCCTCTGCCGGACTCACCGGAGGGCTTCACCCTGCACTACCAGCCGATTTTTCACCTGAGCGAGCGTCGGCTGCACCACTTTGAGGCCCTGTTGCGCTGGACCCACCCCGAACTGGGTCAGGTCTCCCCGGGAAGGTTCTTGCCCCTGGTCGAGGAGGAGGGGTGGATGCCCGAACTGGGGGACTGGGTGCTTAGGACAGCGGTGGAGCAGGCGGCCCGCTGGGGGGTGGCGGTGGCGGTGAACCTGGCCGGAAGCCAGCTAGAACCCGGGCTCCCCGACCGGGTGGCGGCCCACCTGGCCCGCCACCGGCTTGCCCCAGAGCAGCTGATCTTCGAGGTCACCGAGGGCATAGCCTTGGAAGAAACCAGCCTACACCTCCTTCAGGCCCTGGCCGAACGGGGGCATCCGCTGCACCTGGATGACTTCGGCTCTGGGATGTCCTCCCTCGAGCGGATCGTACGCCTGCCCTTTGCGGTGATTAAACTAGGCCAGGGCTTTATGACCGGCCTGGGTTCCCTCCCCCAGGCCCATTCCCCCGAGGCCCGTTTGCTGCACGCCCTGCGGGGGCTGGGGGAGGGCTTGGGGCTGGAGATCATCGTGGAGGGGATCGAAAGCCAGGCCCAGCTCGATTTCCTGATAGCCGAGGGCTTTTCCTTGGGCCAGGGTTACCTGCTGGGGCGACCTGCCGCTCCCGAGGAAGCCGAGAGTCTGCTTAGAAGGAGGAGTGGTTGA
- a CDS encoding PIN domain-containing protein: protein MRVFLDANVLFSAALGGEVFRLIWLLAERGRLELCTSLQCWLEAEFNLERKRPQAAPRLPLLMQRVHLVAEPEGTDPPSNEPLKTLFKLLSDKDHPVLQAALQAQAQILITGDLCHFGPLMQREDLPLRVLSPGNFIRQVRPGL from the coding sequence GTGCGGGTGTTCCTGGACGCCAACGTGCTGTTCTCGGCGGCGTTGGGGGGTGAGGTGTTCCGGCTGATCTGGCTCTTGGCCGAGCGGGGGCGGCTCGAGCTATGTACCAGCCTGCAATGCTGGCTGGAGGCGGAGTTCAACCTCGAGCGCAAACGCCCTCAGGCCGCACCCCGGCTTCCTTTGCTGATGCAGCGGGTACACCTTGTGGCAGAGCCAGAAGGAACAGACCCGCCCTCCAATGAGCCCTTGAAAACCCTGTTCAAATTGCTATCCGATAAAGACCACCCGGTACTGCAAGCAGCCCTCCAGGCACAAGCCCAAATTCTGATCACCGGCGATCTGTGCCACTTTGGCCCCCTGATGCAGCGGGAAGACCTCCCCCTGCGGGTGCTGAGCCCTGGGAACTTCATCCGTCAGGTGAGGCCCGGCCTCTAA
- a CDS encoding AbrB/MazE/SpoVT family DNA-binding domain-containing protein — MKIITQVSSRGQITLPASVRKALGLKAGDALLLRVEEGRVVLEPARVLPLEAYTEERIEEFNRAAEASEAELVAFRKAWGL, encoded by the coding sequence ATGAAAATCATCACCCAAGTCTCTTCTAGGGGGCAGATCACCCTGCCCGCTTCGGTACGCAAAGCCCTAGGCCTCAAAGCCGGAGATGCCCTGCTGCTGCGGGTGGAGGAAGGCCGGGTGGTGCTGGAACCCGCCCGAGTGCTTCCCCTGGAGGCCTACACCGAGGAGCGCATCGAGGAGTTCAACCGGGCCGCCGAGGCGAGCGAGGCCGAGCTGGTCGCCTTCCGCAAGGCCTGGGGGCTTTAG
- a CDS encoding ATP-binding protein, translated as MSGGAPQSGQPEPLLSPTAPASCGAEGTPPEREYPDCPAHACPCGWFGDPERPCACTPSQRMRYVGRISGPLLDRFDLVVEVPRLTPEELARAPEGEPTAVVRERVLAAREKMKARQGKLNSELLGRELRRHTTLSPSSEALLQAATQRLALTARSYDRILRVARTIADLAGSERIGEAHLAEALTYRRSLG; from the coding sequence CTGTCCGGTGGTGCTCCTCAATCAGGGCAACCCGAACCTCTCCTTTCCCCGACGGCCCCGGCTTCTTGCGGGGCAGAAGGTACCCCACCTGAGCGGGAATACCCCGATTGCCCTGCACACGCCTGCCCCTGCGGCTGGTTCGGCGACCCCGAGAGGCCCTGCGCCTGCACTCCTAGCCAGCGCATGCGCTACGTGGGCCGCATCTCCGGCCCCCTGCTCGACCGCTTCGACCTGGTGGTAGAGGTGCCCAGGCTCACTCCCGAAGAACTCGCCCGCGCCCCCGAAGGGGAGCCCACTGCCGTGGTGCGGGAGCGGGTGTTGGCCGCCCGAGAGAAGATGAAAGCCCGCCAGGGCAAGCTCAACAGCGAACTCCTTGGCCGCGAATTGCGGCGACACACGACGCTTTCTCCCTCTTCCGAGGCCCTCTTGCAGGCCGCGACCCAGCGCCTGGCCCTGACTGCCCGCAGCTACGACCGCATCCTGCGGGTAGCCAGGACGATCGCCGATCTGGCGGGCTCAGAGCGGATTGGGGAAGCCCATCTGGCCGAGGCGCTGACGTATCGGCGGAGCCTGGGGTGA
- a CDS encoding transposase — translation MQGNRGIPAQVGYLLPRKKPGPSGKGEVRVALIEEHHRTGASARSLARKYGVSSGTAWRWVYGKRTRPRRLPDPHYPYPLPDALWQRLAPLIQGKGKGAPPRYAKRSLVEAIFLVLREGRPWGDTPPGYPPGKMVYWHYRNWISRGVWVEVERMLVGYALSSPRPADTSSSTS, via the coding sequence GTGCAGGGCAATCGGGGTATTCCCGCTCAGGTGGGGTACCTTCTGCCCCGCAAGAAGCCGGGGCCGTCGGGGAAAGGAGAGGTTCGGGTTGCCCTGATTGAGGAGCACCACCGGACAGGAGCCAGTGCCCGCAGCCTGGCGAGGAAGTATGGGGTGAGCAGCGGGACGGCCTGGAGGTGGGTATACGGGAAGCGCACCCGGCCCCGCCGGTTACCCGACCCCCACTACCCCTATCCCCTACCCGATGCGCTATGGCAGCGGTTAGCGCCCCTGATTCAGGGCAAAGGCAAGGGAGCCCCTCCCCGCTACGCCAAGCGCTCCCTCGTGGAGGCCATCTTCCTGGTGCTGCGGGAGGGGCGGCCCTGGGGGGATACCCCTCCGGGTTACCCACCGGGGAAGATGGTCTACTGGCACTACCGGAACTGGATCAGCCGGGGGGTGTGGGTGGAGGTGGAGCGGATGCTGGTAGGTTATGCGCTCTCCTCGCCCCGTCCCGCTGATACTTCTTCCAGCACCTCCTGA